GCAGGCGAATCGTTGCCTGTTTTAACTGGCATTACCCGTGATGTACCAATCGTTGCTTCTATTGAGCAAGCGTTAACTTATACACCAGATGTCCTAGCAATTGGCATTGCACCATCTGGGGGAGTGCTACCGAATGAGTGGTGGCAGGAAGTGAAGCAGGCAATAGCAGCTGGCTTATCAATCGCGAACGGTTTACATACACCAATGGCAATCCCAGAACTACAGGATAGGTTGCGAGAGGGGCAATGGATTTGGGATGTGCGTCAAGCGCCATCCAACTTACCAATTGGAAGCGGACAGGCGCGATTGCTTGCTTGTCGGCGTGTTTTGACGGTTGGCACTGATATGGGAGTTGGCAAGATGTCAACCAGTCTGGAACTCAACCAGGCAGCACAGAAGCAGGGTTGGCGTTCCAAGTTCCTAGCTACAGGGCAAGCAGGTTTGATGATTGCTGGGGATGGAGTGCCACTGGACGCAGTGCGGGTTGATTTTGCTGCGGGTGCTGTAGAGCAATTAGTGATGCACTATGGCAATGATTACGATATCCTCCACATTGAAGGACAAGGATCGTTACTGCACCCAGGCTCAACTGCCACTTTACCTCTGATTCGCGGGACACAACCGACTCATTTGGTATTAGTCCATCGGGCAGGACAAACTCATATCCGTAATCATCCTCACGTACCAATTCCACCGCTGGCTGAGGTAATCCGCCTGTATGAGACTGTCGCCAGTGCTGCTGGGGCTTTTGCACCAGTACGGGTGGCAGCGATCGCTCTCAATACATTTCACCTCGATCAGCCTGATGCTCAGTTGGCAATCGAGCAAACACAGGAAGAAACTGGACTGCCCTGCACTGACGCTGTGCGCTTCGGGGCTGAAGTAGTATTAAATGCGATCATAGAAAATTAGGCGCTCATTTATATAGTGGCGATCGCTACGCTAACTCCCCAGTCAATCACCCCAAGAATCGTTTTCCCAAAAAGTCGTATCAAATAAAAACTTTTGCTTAGTAAGGGGCGATTCCTCCCAGGGCAAATCTTGCTGCATTTCTGGATGAGCCACTGACTTTCTTGCAGCTGCGTTTCTTTCTGGTAAGATTACCTTTTCCATTAAATATTCAATCGTTTTTTCTTTAATCCAACCTCGCACCACTAGGATGTCGCCAAAGCGCATCCCGGTTGATTCTTGGTCAGCTAAGGCAACATCAATATGTGTCTGAGTTAAAAGGCCTGCTTCAATTAAATAACTACCAAGACGCTTTATCCTAGCGCTGATAATGGAAGATGTATTGCTTTGCATAGCTAACTACGTATTTGAGAATAGTCACACTGTTTAGTTTAAACACTCTTTTTGAATGCTGTCAGTGTTTATACGTAATTTCATCCAATCCACAAACAAAGGGTAGAAATAGCAAGCGATTCTGTTGATACTATGAAGCAAGGGGAGCATCCCAGTTTTTTGAGTGAGAGATAATCAGGGAAGATAAACCTGTCGCATGATGGTTC
This window of the Chroococcidiopsis sp. CCMEE 29 genome carries:
- a CDS encoding DUF1611 domain-containing protein, yielding MRLESKQRVAILLHEGIRGAQGKTGLALLRYSEAPIVAVIDRECAGESLPVLTGITRDVPIVASIEQALTYTPDVLAIGIAPSGGVLPNEWWQEVKQAIAAGLSIANGLHTPMAIPELQDRLREGQWIWDVRQAPSNLPIGSGQARLLACRRVLTVGTDMGVGKMSTSLELNQAAQKQGWRSKFLATGQAGLMIAGDGVPLDAVRVDFAAGAVEQLVMHYGNDYDILHIEGQGSLLHPGSTATLPLIRGTQPTHLVLVHRAGQTHIRNHPHVPIPPLAEVIRLYETVASAAGAFAPVRVAAIALNTFHLDQPDAQLAIEQTQEETGLPCTDAVRFGAEVVLNAIIEN